A single region of the Gemella sp. zg-570 genome encodes:
- a CDS encoding ABC transporter permease: MFKKVLINAILPIFASFLLGAIIISMIGAEPVAVMEVIGSVFIDQSSISEILVSTIPLICTGLSIAFAFRTGMFNIGAEGQFIIGGLASGFVAIMMQGANFYLVLLSSVLAGIFAGGFWAAIAGYLKSRFNISEVVVTIMLNYIALYFVQFFVPRYIRGTNDVISKTIEHTDGTGYLENSFIFSIFGNNRLGTDLILALLSLVIFYIVMEKTVFGYELRSVGYNKHASEFVGMKVNRNTVLSMFIAGGFAGLGGTLYNLGPVGQVVVGTTFQGYGYMGIAVALIGANTALGVLLGSLLFGFLAVLTPLLAFVGIPKDIANILIGLIVLFVAAKAMFESKVLSKIFKKNKKTKGEK, translated from the coding sequence ATGTTTAAAAAAGTTTTAATTAATGCAATACTACCTATTTTTGCTTCATTTTTATTAGGAGCTATAATTATCAGCATGATAGGGGCAGAACCCGTTGCTGTTATGGAAGTAATCGGTAGCGTATTTATAGACCAATCTAGCATATCAGAAATATTAGTATCTACTATTCCCCTTATATGTACTGGTTTATCTATTGCTTTTGCCTTTAGAACAGGTATGTTTAATATTGGGGCAGAAGGTCAGTTTATTATTGGTGGATTAGCTTCAGGTTTTGTAGCTATAATGATGCAAGGGGCTAATTTTTATTTAGTTCTTTTATCTAGTGTTTTAGCAGGGATTTTTGCTGGTGGTTTTTGGGCGGCAATTGCTGGTTATTTAAAATCAAGATTTAATATTAGTGAAGTTGTAGTTACAATTATGCTAAACTACATAGCACTTTACTTTGTTCAATTTTTTGTGCCGAGATATATTCGTGGTACAAATGATGTTATTTCAAAAACTATAGAACATACAGATGGAACAGGTTATTTAGAAAATAGTTTTATATTCTCTATTTTTGGCAATAATCGCCTAGGAACAGATTTAATATTAGCCCTATTAAGTTTAGTAATCTTCTACATAGTTATGGAAAAAACAGTATTTGGTTATGAATTACGTTCAGTAGGTTATAATAAACACGCTTCAGAATTTGTAGGTATGAAAGTAAATAGAAATACAGTTTTATCTATGTTTATAGCAGGAGGTTTTGCTGGCTTAGGTGGAACTCTTTATAATTTAGGACCTGTTGGTCAAGTAGTTGTTGGTACTACATTCCAAGGTTATGGTTATATGGGTATAGCCGTTGCTCTTATCGGTGCCAATACAGCTCTAGGAGTATTACTAGGTTCATTATTATTTGGTTTCTTAGCAGTTCTTACACCTCTCTTAGCCTTTGTAGGAATACCAAAAGATATAGCTAATATTTTAATAGGGCTTATTGTTTTATTTGTAGCCGCAAAAGCCATGTTTGAATCTAAAGTTTTAAGTAAAATATTTAAGAAAAACAAAAAAACGAAAGGAGAAAAATAG
- a CDS encoding glycerol-3-phosphate acyltransferase: protein MIINIIYFIFAYLLGNVLGGKIISILYKEDFSQYGSGNIGARNAGRILGPKAFLFVATVDIFKGFLIVIMLKLFNAEAKIIAICILLVVLGHIKPIAFGFKGGKGVATFVGTLLALSPNLVFVLILGFLLISFITRSTTIGFYSTLPSLIYIHYLDFRSLTASAVLALVLALLFFVAREDIKKAFKKYFAPVRKRPVKRT from the coding sequence ATGATAATTAATATAATATATTTTATCTTTGCCTATTTACTGGGAAATGTTCTGGGTGGAAAAATAATTTCTATTTTATATAAAGAAGACTTTTCACAATATGGTTCTGGTAATATAGGAGCAAGAAATGCAGGTCGCATACTTGGCCCAAAAGCATTTTTATTTGTAGCAACAGTAGATATATTTAAAGGTTTTTTAATAGTTATTATGTTAAAACTTTTCAATGCAGAAGCAAAAATTATAGCAATCTGTATCTTGCTTGTAGTCTTGGGCCATATTAAGCCAATAGCTTTTGGCTTTAAAGGTGGAAAGGGGGTTGCAACATTTGTTGGAACACTCTTAGCCCTGTCGCCAAATTTAGTATTCGTATTAATTCTAGGATTCCTGCTAATATCATTTATAACAAGAAGTACAACAATAGGTTTTTATAGTACCCTGCCAAGTTTAATATATATCCACTACTTAGATTTTAGGTCACTAACGGCAAGTGCAGTACTAGCCCTAGTACTTGCTCTGCTTTTCTTTGTAGCAAGAGAAGATATTAAAAAAGCATTCAAAAAATACTTTGCACCAGTTAGAAAACGACCAGTAAAAAGAACATAA
- a CDS encoding DJ-1 family glyoxalase III, protein MTKKVALFIENGSEELEFIAPLDVMRRGGLHVDLISANEEYQVTSSHGVKITADKKISEIKNILEYDAIVVPGGLPGAEYLKNNNKLIEFFKTMYENKKLVAAICASPVVLNEAGITKNKNITCYPGFEKNIDYKNYSSTKAVVLDENVITSQGPAVALLFGLEILQYLLGEEASNNVAKPMLIDVLKNNL, encoded by the coding sequence ATGACGAAAAAAGTAGCCTTATTTATAGAAAATGGAAGTGAAGAATTAGAATTTATCGCTCCTCTAGATGTTATGCGACGTGGAGGTTTGCATGTAGATTTAATATCTGCAAATGAAGAATATCAAGTAACAAGCTCGCATGGCGTAAAAATAACTGCTGATAAAAAAATTTCAGAAATAAAAAATATTTTAGAATATGATGCAATCGTTGTTCCAGGAGGTTTACCCGGAGCTGAATATTTAAAAAATAATAATAAACTAATAGAATTTTTTAAAACTATGTATGAAAATAAAAAATTAGTTGCCGCTATTTGTGCATCTCCCGTAGTTTTAAATGAAGCTGGTATTACTAAAAATAAAAATATTACCTGCTATCCAGGTTTTGAAAAAAATATTGACTACAAAAATTACTCTAGCACAAAAGCAGTTGTGTTAGATGAAAATGTTATTACCAGTCAAGGTCCGGCTGTTGCCCTCCTATTCGGTTTAGAAATATTACAATATCTACTGGGAGAAGAAGCTAGTAATAATGTAGCTAAACCAATGCTTATTGATGTTTTGAAAAATAATTTGTAA
- a CDS encoding GTP pyrophosphokinase family protein: MENYLQKALENQVTNYFMSVVDTVLDYKDMMLAYDCAIKEIRTKFDILNSEFKIKHQRNPISSIHSRLKSNSSLMEKIRRRGIATDVESIEKYIEDIAGVRVICNYIDDIYKIADSLIRQNDVELLTRKDYISNPKPNGYRSLHLIVKIPVFFADTTKEVKVEVQIRTIAMDFWATLEHQMRYKKTELDEADSIIEELRQCAESIAQTDMKMQSIRESINNLKIEKSQEEKFIEKLKKLDISII, from the coding sequence ATGGAAAATTATTTACAAAAAGCATTAGAGAATCAAGTTACTAATTATTTCATGTCGGTAGTGGATACAGTACTTGATTATAAAGATATGATGTTGGCTTACGATTGTGCCATTAAAGAAATTCGCACAAAGTTTGATATTCTAAATTCAGAATTTAAAATAAAACATCAACGTAATCCAATAAGCTCTATTCACTCTAGGTTAAAAAGCAATTCAAGCCTTATGGAAAAAATACGCCGTAGGGGAATTGCTACTGATGTAGAGAGTATAGAAAAATATATTGAAGACATAGCAGGGGTTAGGGTAATTTGTAACTACATAGACGATATTTATAAAATAGCAGACTCATTAATTCGTCAGAATGATGTTGAACTCTTAACTCGAAAAGACTATATTTCAAATCCCAAACCAAATGGTTACAGAAGTTTGCACTTAATCGTAAAAATACCAGTTTTCTTTGCAGACACTACAAAAGAAGTCAAGGTAGAAGTACAAATCAGAACCATAGCAATGGATTTTTGGGCAACACTCGAACATCAAATGCGTTATAAAAAAACAGAACTCGATGAAGCGGACAGTATAATTGAAGAATTAAGACAATGTGCAGAAAGCATTGCACAAACAGATATGAAAATGCAAAGCATAAGAGAATCAATTAATAATTTAAAAATAGAAAAAAGTCAAGAAGAAAAATTTATAGAAAAACTAAAAAAATTAGACATATCAATAATATAA
- a CDS encoding ABC transporter permease, which produces MDTFLSLLDSMLQYTAPILIAAIGGFYSEKSGVVNIALDGFVIFGAFIVSFFATSIYAGEPTVTDLIICLILATIAGGLMSLVHAFISINLKADQTISGTAINLITPAIALFLVNHYNGTYELLLKTGFPRHTIVGKLTVYPTIIIAVILVIVTYYVIYKRPFGLRLRSVGENPQAADSLGLSVYKYRYIGVVISGSLAGLSGGIIATTFSQGFNSSITVYGFGYLALAALIFGKYNPISVTLAALFFGGTKVFAEKVSILAPNLPVPVSFWNMFPFLATIVALIIFSKKSSAPEALGIPYDKGQR; this is translated from the coding sequence ATGGATACATTTTTATCGCTATTAGACTCTATGTTACAATATACAGCACCAATTCTTATTGCGGCCATAGGTGGTTTCTATTCTGAAAAAAGCGGGGTAGTAAATATAGCTTTAGATGGTTTTGTTATATTCGGAGCATTTATAGTATCGTTTTTTGCAACTAGCATATATGCAGGAGAACCAACAGTAACAGACCTTATAATATGTTTAATTCTAGCTACTATTGCTGGTGGCTTGATGTCTTTAGTCCATGCATTTATAAGTATTAATTTAAAGGCTGACCAAACAATTTCAGGGACAGCTATTAACTTAATAACTCCAGCCATAGCATTATTCTTGGTTAATCACTACAACGGAACTTACGAATTACTTTTAAAAACAGGTTTTCCTCGTCATACAATAGTAGGAAAGTTGACTGTTTATCCAACAATAATAATAGCTGTAATATTAGTAATAGTTACTTATTATGTAATATATAAACGTCCATTCGGTTTGCGTTTGCGTTCAGTAGGTGAAAATCCACAAGCAGCAGACTCTTTAGGGCTTAGCGTATATAAATATCGTTATATAGGTGTAGTTATTTCAGGTTCTTTAGCAGGTCTATCAGGTGGAATTATTGCAACTACATTTTCTCAAGGATTTAACTCTTCAATTACAGTTTACGGCTTTGGTTATTTAGCCTTAGCTGCACTTATTTTTGGTAAGTATAATCCTATAAGTGTAACCTTAGCAGCTCTATTCTTTGGAGGAACTAAAGTTTTTGCAGAAAAAGTTTCTATTTTAGCTCCTAATTTGCCAGTTCCAGTTTCATTTTGGAATATGTTCCCATTCCTAGCAACTATTGTAGCATTGATTATTTTTTCTAAAAAATCATCAGCTCCAGAAGCTCTGGGTATTCCTTATGACAAGGGTCAAAGATAA
- a CDS encoding gamma-glutamyl-gamma-aminobutyrate hydrolase family protein, with the protein MRPIIGIVTSQLNEQIKELSYTEIAYTPLETIEGIYKAGGSPFLLPITDKKLAKQYAKEIDGLVLSGGHDVSPIFYGEEPSPNLKETLPPRDEFEIELVKEILILQKPIFAICRGLQILNVALGGNLHQDIDSLDKTRIKHLQTTHPKFSSHSVNIEKDSLLYKLLGKTTLVNTLHHQAIKTLGQDLIATAFSSDGYIEAVESKIPEQYIMAVQWHPEILLINDNEEAKKLFSNFVENCKKK; encoded by the coding sequence ATGCGTCCAATTATTGGAATAGTTACAAGTCAGCTAAATGAGCAAATAAAAGAATTAAGCTATACAGAGATAGCCTATACACCCCTAGAAACGATAGAGGGAATTTACAAGGCAGGAGGAAGCCCATTTCTCCTACCCATTACAGATAAAAAATTAGCAAAACAATACGCCAAAGAAATAGATGGTTTAGTCTTATCGGGTGGTCATGATGTTAGCCCTATTTTTTACGGTGAAGAACCCTCTCCAAACCTTAAAGAAACTTTGCCACCACGTGATGAATTTGAAATAGAGTTAGTAAAAGAAATATTAATTTTACAAAAACCGATTTTTGCAATATGTCGAGGCTTGCAAATTTTAAATGTAGCCTTGGGAGGAAATTTACACCAAGACATAGACAGTCTTGACAAAACAAGAATCAAACATCTACAAACAACCCACCCAAAATTTTCTAGCCATTCTGTAAATATTGAAAAAGATAGTTTACTTTATAAATTACTAGGTAAGACAACTTTGGTAAATACCCTACACCACCAAGCCATAAAAACTTTGGGGCAAGACTTAATCGCAACAGCCTTTAGTAGCGACGGCTATATAGAAGCAGTAGAATCAAAAATTCCAGAGCAATATATCATGGCTGTTCAGTGGCACCCAGAAATATTATTAATAAATGATAATGAAGAAGCAAAAAAATTATTTTCAAACTTTGTAGAAAATTGTAAAAAAAAATAA
- a CDS encoding ABC transporter ATP-binding protein produces MYAIEMLSITKKFGDFYANKDITIQVKKNEIHALLGENGAGKSTLMSVLFGMYHQEEGVIKLNGKEVNIKDPKHANELGIGMVHQHFKLIKNFTVAENIILGMEEVKGGKIDIETASKKIHDLSIKYGLEVNPKALVSDITVGMQQRVEILKMLYRNADILIFDEPTAVLTPAEIEEFLTILKNLKAEGKTILLITHKLNEIMAVADRCSIIRRGEYFGTVEIAETTKEKLASLMIGKDLEIINYERSIDGVKKILEVKGVFADSEEKKNILHDLNLYVREKEILGIAGIDGNGQQQFVEILNALLKTTNGEIIFEGKEISKISTVKRKELGLEIIAEDRHKDGLVLDFSIEENAVLEDYYTAKYSNKGFLRKATISKFAKELCEKYDVRKAGGEKISARSMSGGNQQKLIIGRALELEPKLLVTTQPTRGLDVGAINSIHKMLISYRDKGNSVLLISYDLDEILTLSDRIAVIYNGNIIDVLGNDENVTKEQLGLLMAGVKK; encoded by the coding sequence ATGTATGCAATAGAAATGCTAAGCATAACTAAAAAGTTTGGTGACTTCTACGCAAATAAAGATATAACTATTCAGGTAAAGAAGAATGAAATACACGCACTCTTAGGAGAAAATGGTGCAGGTAAATCAACCCTTATGTCTGTACTTTTTGGAATGTATCACCAAGAAGAAGGAGTTATAAAATTAAATGGAAAAGAAGTTAATATAAAAGACCCAAAACATGCTAACGAATTAGGTATAGGTATGGTTCATCAGCACTTTAAATTAATAAAAAATTTCACGGTAGCTGAAAATATAATTTTAGGTATGGAAGAAGTAAAAGGTGGTAAAATAGACATAGAAACTGCCTCTAAAAAAATTCATGACCTTTCAATAAAATATGGTTTGGAAGTTAATCCAAAAGCTCTGGTTAGTGATATTACAGTCGGTATGCAACAAAGGGTAGAAATTTTAAAAATGTTATATCGTAACGCTGATATATTAATATTTGACGAACCCACTGCTGTTTTGACACCTGCTGAAATCGAAGAATTTTTAACTATTCTTAAAAACTTAAAAGCAGAAGGTAAAACTATTCTTTTAATAACTCATAAATTAAATGAAATAATGGCAGTTGCTGATAGATGTAGTATTATTCGACGTGGAGAATATTTTGGAACTGTGGAGATAGCAGAAACTACAAAAGAAAAATTAGCAAGTCTAATGATAGGTAAAGACCTAGAAATTATTAATTATGAACGCTCAATAGATGGAGTAAAAAAAATATTAGAAGTTAAAGGAGTTTTTGCTGACTCTGAAGAGAAAAAAAATATTTTACACGACCTTAACCTATATGTTCGTGAAAAAGAAATTTTAGGTATAGCAGGGATTGATGGTAATGGGCAACAACAATTTGTAGAAATTTTGAATGCCTTGCTAAAAACTACAAATGGCGAAATAATTTTTGAAGGAAAGGAAATTTCAAAAATTTCTACTGTAAAACGTAAGGAATTAGGCTTAGAAATAATAGCAGAAGATAGACACAAAGACGGTTTAGTACTTGATTTTAGCATAGAAGAAAATGCAGTTTTAGAAGACTACTACACAGCTAAGTATTCAAATAAAGGATTTTTAAGAAAAGCTACCATATCAAAATTTGCAAAAGAACTTTGTGAAAAATATGACGTGCGTAAAGCAGGTGGCGAAAAAATTTCAGCTCGTAGCATGAGTGGTGGTAATCAACAAAAACTTATAATAGGTCGTGCTTTAGAGTTAGAACCTAAATTATTGGTAACTACTCAACCAACTAGGGGGCTTGATGTGGGGGCTATTAACAGCATTCATAAAATGTTAATTTCTTATCGTGATAAGGGAAATTCTGTATTGTTAATTTCTTACGACTTGGACGAAATATTGACATTATCTGACAGAATAGCTGTTATTTATAATGGAAATATTATTGATGTTCTTGGTAATGATGAGAATGTAACTAAAGAACAGCTAGGTTTATTAATGGCTGGTGTGAAGAAGTAG
- the hpf gene encoding ribosome hibernation-promoting factor, HPF/YfiA family translates to MLRYQVRGENLEITPSIREYVENKVAKLEKYFSSELDANVYANAKVYKNGNQKIEITVPLKGVTLRAEETNTDLYAAVDIAVDKLERQMRKHKTRINRKGKEKGIVSEALLTNELEATEEDKLEFVKVKKVPANLMNKEEAILQMELIGHDFFIFLDEETSEFSVAYKRKDGKYGVLELEK, encoded by the coding sequence ATGTTAAGATATCAAGTAAGAGGAGAAAACCTAGAAATTACTCCATCAATTAGAGAATATGTAGAAAATAAAGTTGCAAAACTGGAAAAATACTTCTCTAGTGAACTAGATGCAAATGTTTATGCTAATGCTAAAGTGTATAAAAACGGTAATCAAAAAATTGAAATTACAGTTCCCTTAAAAGGAGTTACACTTCGTGCAGAAGAAACAAATACTGACCTTTATGCAGCAGTAGATATAGCAGTTGACAAGTTAGAACGTCAAATGAGAAAACATAAAACAAGAATAAATCGTAAAGGTAAAGAAAAAGGAATTGTATCTGAAGCCTTACTAACAAATGAGTTAGAAGCTACAGAAGAAGATAAATTAGAATTTGTAAAAGTTAAAAAAGTTCCTGCCAACTTAATGAACAAAGAAGAAGCTATTTTACAAATGGAACTTATAGGACATGATTTCTTTATATTCCTTGATGAAGAGACTAGCGAATTTTCTGTTGCTTACAAGCGTAAAGACGGTAAATACGGAGTACTAGAGTTAGAAAAATAA
- a CDS encoding DEAD/DEAH box helicase: MYFDEYSEFIHAFYSAYYSSYDEKIKNKILDDVYSEYLESDFFDSQIDNLFLELKNQNFEAQIDYDFLEKYNGRIFSIQELLAKKVKIHYLVASQYVQKILTLKNNKCLQCGNKKDFFSYQNSFSQVTYCKKCLHLGISDNINFKFIINYPNKIDYSGLNFPNISLSSEQDKVSKKLLENIKVGKNSLVWAVCGAGKTEIIYETLFYSLKLGKKVCIAIPRKDIVKELALRIKKDFALDINILHGDEKILLSSSIYIMTTHQLTKYYKFFDLVIVDEVDAFPYNSDSILEYGLEKSLIDKANIIFLSATPSKKIKNFVDDIFKIPIRYHKHLLPLPKISCEKDRLENFIAEIKSTNRRALIFVADIKTGKELAKKLNLPFVSSKEEKRNEILENFYNKKFNILITTTILERGVTFDYLDVLVFDASHQHFTKEALIQIAGRVGRKDYDTSGQIIFFADKKTKNMTLAIKEIRYMNALAKYRKLNIR; this comes from the coding sequence ATGTATTTTGATGAATATAGTGAGTTTATTCACGCTTTTTATAGTGCTTATTACAGTAGTTATGACGAAAAAATTAAAAATAAAATTTTAGATGATGTTTATAGTGAGTACCTAGAATCTGATTTTTTTGATAGCCAAATTGACAACTTATTTTTAGAATTAAAAAATCAAAATTTCGAGGCTCAAATAGATTATGATTTTTTAGAAAAATATAATGGTAGAATATTTTCTATTCAGGAATTATTGGCTAAAAAAGTTAAAATTCATTATTTAGTTGCTAGCCAGTATGTGCAAAAAATACTTACCCTAAAAAATAATAAGTGCTTGCAATGTGGTAATAAAAAAGATTTTTTCAGTTATCAAAATAGTTTCAGCCAAGTTACCTACTGTAAAAAATGTTTGCACTTGGGTATTAGTGATAATATAAATTTTAAATTTATTATTAACTATCCTAATAAAATTGATTATAGCGGTCTAAACTTTCCAAATATATCTCTAAGTTCTGAACAAGACAAGGTTTCTAAAAAATTATTAGAAAATATTAAAGTAGGAAAAAACTCTCTTGTTTGGGCAGTGTGTGGGGCTGGAAAAACAGAAATTATCTACGAAACTTTATTTTATAGTTTGAAGCTCGGTAAAAAAGTTTGCATAGCCATACCTCGCAAGGATATTGTAAAAGAACTTGCTCTGAGAATAAAAAAGGATTTTGCTTTAGATATAAATATTTTGCATGGCGATGAAAAAATTTTACTCTCTTCTTCTATTTATATAATGACTACTCATCAACTTACTAAATACTACAAATTTTTCGATTTAGTAATTGTTGATGAAGTTGATGCTTTCCCCTATAATAGCGACAGCATCTTAGAATATGGTCTTGAAAAATCCTTAATAGATAAGGCAAATATAATATTTTTATCAGCAACCCCATCTAAAAAAATTAAAAATTTTGTAGATGATATTTTTAAAATTCCTATTCGCTATCACAAACACCTCCTGCCCCTGCCCAAAATTTCTTGTGAAAAAGATAGGCTAGAAAATTTTATAGCTGAGATAAAATCTACTAACAGACGGGCTTTAATATTTGTAGCGGATATAAAAACAGGTAAAGAACTTGCTAAAAAATTAAATTTACCCTTTGTGAGTAGCAAGGAAGAAAAACGTAATGAAATTCTTGAAAATTTTTATAATAAAAAATTTAATATCCTAATAACTACCACCATACTAGAACGTGGAGTAACCTTTGACTATCTTGATGTTTTAGTCTTTGACGCTAGCCACCAACACTTTACCAAAGAAGCCCTTATTCAAATAGCTGGGCGTGTCGGCAGAAAAGATTATGACACAAGCGGGCAGATAATATTTTTTGCTGATAAAAAAACGAAGAATATGACTTTGGCAATAAAAGAAATAAGATATATGAACGCCTTAGCCAAATATAGAAAATTAAATATAAGGTAG
- a CDS encoding ComF family protein: MKCDFCEKNIKNKIGFANIFKSSESICQECKKILAVKINKINYTHYYLANYEDIKEIIFAIKYFGHTEQAKKFSLSLRNFIKNNNFDLITLAPTNKTREAIRGFNHVALICQICKINYTEIFSENYRPKQAKIHSKRNFHKVSILDNKKDFLKNVKSILIIDDIFTSGKTLLSLARELENFNSHISISFLTLAKSNKNF; encoded by the coding sequence ATGAAATGTGATTTTTGTGAAAAAAATATAAAAAATAAAATAGGCTTTGCTAATATTTTTAAAAGTTCAGAAAGTATTTGCCAAGAATGTAAAAAAATTTTAGCTGTAAAAATTAATAAAATAAATTATACTCACTACTACCTTGCAAATTATGAGGATATAAAAGAAATAATTTTTGCTATAAAATATTTTGGGCATACCGAACAAGCAAAAAAATTTAGCTTGTCTTTAAGAAATTTTATAAAAAATAATAATTTTGATTTAATCACTCTAGCTCCGACCAATAAAACTAGAGAAGCCATAAGGGGTTTTAATCATGTAGCCCTTATATGTCAAATCTGTAAAATTAATTATACAGAAATTTTTAGTGAAAATTATCGTCCAAAGCAGGCTAAAATACACAGCAAAAGAAATTTTCACAAAGTAAGTATCCTAGATAATAAAAAAGATTTTTTAAAAAATGTAAAATCAATTTTAATTATTGATGATATTTTTACGAGTGGCAAAACTTTATTATCCCTAGCTAGGGAACTTGAAAATTTTAATTCTCATATAAGTATTTCATTTCTAACCCTAGCCAAAAGTAATAAAAATTTCTAA
- a CDS encoding BMP family protein: protein MKKIISILAVALSVALVFVGCSSKSSKTSTSTNSGLKVAVVTDSGGAKDKSFNQSNVETVEKWTKSNGATAQQPIETKSQDKIIPNLETASKVSDVVSIAGFYFEKTLPEVAKKFPDKKYILLDAVVDQPNVASFTFQENEAGYLVGYAAALKSKTGKVGFIGGTKIPPVIKFGVGFVQGAKAANPNIEVFYQYSGTFDDTNKGKTLAATMYDQGADIIFAAAGGAGSGVIKEAQERAINDIKESGEVKHWVIGVDKDQYEDGVFKAKDKEGKEVTKSVILTSAVKRIDLAVVKALDSVKAGTFKGGASNTQVLTIKDDGVGLPEKNPNLSDDVVAKVKKVIEELKSGSVKIATIGDELPNKDKVNGEV from the coding sequence ATGAAAAAAATAATTTCAATTTTAGCAGTAGCCCTGTCTGTTGCCTTAGTTTTTGTTGGTTGTTCATCTAAGTCTTCAAAAACTTCAACATCAACAAACTCAGGACTAAAAGTTGCTGTAGTAACTGACTCAGGTGGAGCAAAAGATAAGTCTTTTAACCAGAGTAATGTTGAAACAGTAGAAAAATGGACTAAGAGCAATGGTGCTACGGCTCAACAACCTATTGAAACTAAGAGCCAAGATAAAATAATTCCTAACTTAGAAACAGCATCAAAAGTTTCTGATGTAGTATCAATAGCTGGTTTCTATTTCGAAAAAACTTTACCAGAAGTTGCTAAAAAATTCCCTGATAAAAAATATATTTTATTAGATGCGGTGGTTGACCAACCAAACGTTGCATCATTTACTTTTCAAGAGAATGAAGCAGGCTACTTAGTTGGATATGCCGCAGCTTTAAAATCTAAAACTGGGAAAGTTGGGTTTATTGGTGGAACAAAAATTCCTCCAGTAATTAAATTTGGAGTTGGGTTTGTTCAAGGAGCTAAAGCAGCAAATCCAAACATTGAAGTATTCTATCAATACAGCGGTACATTCGATGATACAAATAAAGGTAAAACTTTAGCAGCAACAATGTACGACCAAGGAGCAGATATTATCTTTGCTGCGGCTGGTGGTGCTGGAAGTGGTGTAATTAAAGAAGCTCAAGAAAGAGCTATTAATGATATAAAAGAAAGTGGCGAAGTTAAACATTGGGTAATAGGTGTTGATAAAGACCAATACGAAGACGGGGTATTCAAAGCTAAAGATAAAGAGGGTAAAGAAGTAACTAAATCAGTTATTTTAACTTCAGCAGTTAAACGTATAGACTTAGCTGTTGTAAAAGCTCTTGATTCAGTTAAAGCTGGAACTTTCAAAGGCGGAGCAAGTAACACACAAGTTCTTACAATTAAAGATGATGGAGTAGGGCTTCCTGAGAAAAACCCTAACTTAAGTGATGATGTAGTAGCTAAAGTAAAAAAAGTAATTGAAGAATTAAAATCTGGTTCTGTAAAAATTGCAACAATTGGGGATGAACTACCAAACAAAGATAAAGTAAACGGAGAAGTATAA